In Malania oleifera isolate guangnan ecotype guangnan chromosome 8, ASM2987363v1, whole genome shotgun sequence, a single window of DNA contains:
- the LOC131162150 gene encoding pentatricopeptide repeat-containing protein At5g40410, mitochondrial: protein MITVASRSSLFIYNFVIARKLRAALFTRSARYCSNSDPEALVSCLLFEISSCSSISYCQAIHGRVAKSLDYGDGFIGDCLVSSYTKLGSGEDAQKLFDEMPNKDVVSWNSWISSIARKECIGNCLYAFCRMKSEISVRMKPNGVTLLPVLSACTSTGALDEGRYIHGVAVKWGVLSDTKVANSLINMYGKLGFVDAACVLFEAMPVQNLVSWNSVVAIHRQNGFAQNGLLLFNLMRRAEVKPDQATLVSLLQGYAGLGVGKLGEAIHGYIYRCGFNEDTNIGTALLSLYTKSGKLNASCCVFGEIRGPDRVAWTAMLAGYAVHGCGREAIKLFEHMVNVEGLDPDHVTFTHLLSACSHSGLVEEGKKYFRIMTEVYGVEPRLDHYSCMVDLLGRSGLLRDARELIEAMPMKPNSVVWGALLGACRIYGNIELGTEVAERLFALDPSDHRNYVMLSNIYSAAGLWKDASRVRTLMKEKGLFRNPGCSSVEHGNKLHSFVAGDQSHPEREKIYLKLEELMSKIRKAGFVPKTEFVLHDVDEEVKEEMVNRHSEKLAIAFGLLVTHPGTPLIITKNLRICGDCHGAAKHVSLIEKRTIIIRDSKRFHHFADGLCSCGDYW from the coding sequence ATGATAACAGTTGCTTCACGTTCATCACTGTTCATTTACAATTTCGTCATCGCAAGAAAATTACGGGCTGCCCTTTTTACGCGATCCGCAAGATACTGCTCAAATTCGGATCCTGAGGCACTCGTTTCGTGTCTCCTCTTCGAGATAAGCTCCTGCTCTTCTATATCCTATTGCCAGGCAATTCACGGGAGAGTAGCCAAGTCTTTGGATTACGGTGATGGGTTCATTGGTGACTGTCTGGTGTCGTCTTACACCAAATTGGGGTCGGGCGAGGATGCGCAGAAACTGTTTGATGAAATGCCTAATAAGGACGTGGTCTCCTGGAATTCTTGGATTTCGAGTATTGCGAGGAAAGAGTGCATTGGTAACTGCTTGTATGCATTTTGTAGGATGAAATCAGAGATTAGTGTGAGAATGAAGCCCAATGGGGTTACCCTTCTGCCAGTGCTTTCGGCTTGTACCAGTACAGGGGCTTTGGATGAAGGGAGGTACATTCATGGGGTTGCGGTGAAATGGGGTGTGCTATCTGACACCAAGGTTGCTAATTCTCTTATTAACATGTATGGGAAGCTTGGTTTTGTTGATGCAGCTTGTGTATTGTTTGAGGCAATGCCGGTGCAGAACCTAGTGTCATGGAACTCAGTTGTTGCAATTCACAGACAAAATGGTTTTGCACAAAATGGACTCTTATTGTTTAATTTAATGAGAAGGGCTGAGGTTAAGCCTGACCAAGCCACTTTGGTGAGCTTGCTTCAGGGTTATGCAGGTTTAGGTGTAGGAAAACTTGGAGAGGCCATTCATGGTTATATCTATAGGTGTGGTTTTAATGAAGACACCAACATTGGAACTGCACTTCTAAGTTTGTACACGAAGTCAGGGAAGCTAAATGCATCATGCTGTGTTTTTGGAGAGATAAGAGGGCCAGATAGAGTAGCTTGGACTGCCATGCTTGCAGGATATGCTGTGCATGGGTGTGGAAGAGAAGCAATTAAGCTCTTTGAACACATGGTTAATGTGGAAGGTTTGGATCCCGACCACGTTACCTTCACTCACTTACTAAGTGCTTGTAGCCATTCCGGGCTCGTCGAGGAGGGGAAGAAGTACTTCAGGATTATGACTGAAGTTTATGGAGTTGAACCTAGGTTGGATCACTATTCGTGCATGGTTGATCTCTTGGGACGATCGGGGCTTTTGAGAGATGCTCGTGAGCTAATAGAGGCAATGCCAATGAAGCCCAATTCCGTCGTGTGGGGGGCTCTTCTTGGTGCTTGTAGAATTTATGGTAACATTGAACTAGGGACAGAAGTTGCAGAGAGACTGTTCGCTCTAGACCCGTCAGACCATAGAAACTATGTTATGTTATCGAATATTTATTCTGCAGCTGGTTTATGGAAGGATGCTTCAAGGGTGAGAACCTTAATGAAGGAGAAAGGCCTCTTTAGAAATCCCGGATGCAGTTCTGTCGAACACGGAAATAAGTTGCATTCCTTTGTAGCGGGAGATCAGTCACACCCTGAGCGTGAAAAGATATACTTAAAATTGGAAGAACTGATGAGCAAGATCCGGAAGGCTGGTTTTGTGCCTAAGACAGAATTTGTTCTGCACGATGTCGACGAGGAAGTGAAGGAGGAAATGGTTAATAGGCACAGTGAGAAGTTGGCCATTGCATTTGGCCTTTTGGTGACTCATCCTGGTACGCCATTGATTATAACCAAGAACCTTAGAATCTGTGGAGACTGTCATGGCGCTGCAAAGCACGTATCGTTGATTGAGAAGCGCACGATCATAATTCGGGACTCGAAGCGGTTTCACCATTTCGCCGACGGATTATGCTCCTGTGGAGATTATTGGTGA